The Elusimicrobiota bacterium region GGGGTCCCAATGAGAGTGCCCACCTCCTCAGCCGCAACGAGCACAGTTGGGACTAATTTCTCCTATTTGAACTGAAGGGTGTTTCTGTGTACAATCCGCGGACGTTTATGAATCAGATTTTGAAGTTGGCTTTAGGTGACCTCCTTTTCATTCCTCCAAGGTGTTCCCGATGAGACAGCTAGGGCTTCCCCCAAAACAAGGCCTTTATGACCCGCAGCTTGAAAAAGATAGCTGTGGTGTCGGCTTTATTGTCCATATCAAAGGAAATAAATCCCACCAAATCGTTGAAGATGGATTGACCATCCTCAAGAATCTGGCCCATCGAGGGGCCTGTGGTTGCGATCCGTTAACTGGAGATGGAGCGGGAATTCTCATTCAGGTCCCGCATAAGTTTTTAAAAAAAGAAGCCGCTCAGATCAACATCGCTTTGCCAGAATCTGGGAGTTATGGGGTGGGCTTTGTATTCCTTCCCATCGAAAAAGAGGAACGCGCCTTTTGCCTGTCGACGTTAGAGGCCACGGTCAAAGAAGAGGGACAAAAGTTTTTGGGATGGCGGGACGTCCCGGTGGTCAGCCATTCTATTGGGCATGTGGCTCGAAGCCGGGAGCCCATCATCAAGCAATTTTTTGTTGAAAAAGGCCCTCAAGTCAAAGATCAAGTGGAGCTGGAACGAAAGCTCCTCGTCATCCGAAAACTGGCGGAACGAAAAGTTTCCGAGTCCGATTTAAAACACAAGGACATGTTCTATCTCACAAGTCTTTCCAGTTTTACGATTGTTTATAAAGGACAATTGATGTCGGAACAGCTACATCCTTATTTTCCGGATTTGGCCGATAAAACTTTGGAGAGCGCCTTGGCCATGGTGCATTCCCGCTACAGCACCAATACCTTCCCATCTTGGGACCGCGCCCATCCGTACCGGTTTTTGGCGCACAATGGCGAAATCAACACGCTTCGCGGCAATGTGAATTGGATGCACGCGCGCGAGACTTTGCTCTCCAGCCCTCTTTTTGGAACGGACATCAAGAAATTGATGCCCGTGATCAACCCCAATGGAAGCGATTCCGCCATGTTCGACAACGCCGTGGAAATGTTGGTGGCGGCGGGCCGGTCCTTGCCCCATGCGATGCTCATGATGGTTCCCGAGGCTTGGAGCGGCAATGAGGCCATGAGCGCTGAGAAAAAAGCGTTTTATGAATACCATTCTTGCCTGATGGAGCCCTGGGATGGGCCCGCGTCCATGGCCTTCACCGATGGTAAAGTGATTGGCGCGTTGTTGGACCGTAACGGTTTGCGTCCTTCTCGATATTATGTGACGAAGGATGACCGGGTGATCATGGCGTCTGAAGTGGGTGTGTTGCCCGTGGATCCACAAGAGGTGGTTTTGAAAGGGCGCTTGCAACCGGGAAAAATGTTTTTGGTTGATACAACCCAAGGGCGAATTATTTCAGATGAGGAAATTAAAAAATCGTTGGTGAGCCGCCGTCCTTATGGACAATGGTTGCAGGACAACATGGTTCGATTTGACCGTTTGCCCGAACCTCCCAATTATCCGGAGCCGGACCATGCCAGTTTGCTCAAACGCCAAAAAGTTTTTGGATACACGCTTGAGGATTTGAAGTATGTACTCCAGCCCATGGCCGCCAAAGGGGAAGAGGGGGTCGGATCCATGGGAGAAGATACCCCGCTGGCCGTTTTGTCCGAGCGTCCCAAGCTTCTCTATAACTATTTCAAACAATTGTTTGCCCAAGTGACGAACCCAGCCATTGACTCGATTCGCGAAGAGTCGGTCATGTCCACTGAGGGAACACTGGGCCCTGAAGGCAATCTGCTGGAGGAAACTCCGGAACAATGCCATCAACTCAAGCTCACACACCCCATTATTGGGAACAAAGATTTGGCCAAGATTCGGGCGATCAACGAAGGAAAATTGAAAGCCGCCACCTTGCCCATTCTTTTTAAGAAATCAAAAGGCGTGGACGGTTTGGCCCCGGCCCTTCAACAACTCTGCCAAGAGGCTTCTCGAGCCATTAAGAAAGGGTTCACCATTCTTATCCTCTCCGACCGAGGTGTGGATGTGGACAATGTGCCCATCCCGGCCTTGCTTGCCACGGCGGCTGTTCATCACCATTTGATTCGTGAGGGAACACGCACGAAAGTGGGCCTGGCGGTTGAAACGGGGGAAGCGCGCGAACTTCATCACTTTGCGCTTTTGATTGGATATGGGGCGGGCGCCATCAATCCGTACGGCGCGCTTGAAACCATCGCCGACATGATCAAACAAGGTCTCCTGCCGAAAGAACTGACATTTGAACAGGCCTTCAAAAATTACATCAAGGCCACCAAAAAAGGCTTGCTCAAGATCATCGCGAAAATGGGAATTTCCACCATTCAAAGTTATCGGGGCGCGCAAATTTTTGAAGCGGTCGGTCTCAATCCATCTGTGATCGACAAATATTTCACCTGGACCGCTTCTCGCGTGGCGGGCGTCGATATTGAAACCATCGCCGAGGAGTGCTTGATGAGGCACCGGCAAGGCTTTCCGGATGTGGAGGGGGGCGTCGAAGATTTTGACGTGGGCGGGTTCTATCAATGGCGTAAAGATGGCGAATATCACATGGTCAACCCAAACACCATCCACAAACTTCAATACGCCACGCGCACCAACAACCGGGGCGCCTTTAAGGAATTTTCCCGCCTCATCGATGAGCGGAACCACAACTTGGCCACGCTGCGGGGTCTCATGAAAATTAAGTTTTCAGAAAAATCAATTCCCATTGATGAAGTGGAGCCGGTCAGTTCGATCGCGAAACGTTTTTGCACCGGAGCAATGTCGTTTGGTTCCATCAGCCGAGAAGCGCATGAAGCCTTGGCCATCGCCATGAACCGTCTGGGCGGGCGCAGCAACACCGGGGAAGGCGGCGAAGACGCCGGCCGTTTTAAGCCGGACGCGAAAGGCGATCTCAAGAGGAGCAAAATTAAACAGGTGGCGTCGGGGCGTTTTGGCGTGACCAGTCATTATCTGGTCAATGCCGACGAAATCCAAATTAAAATTTCGCAAGGCGCCAAACCAGGCGAAGGAGGTCAACTTCACGGCGCCAAAGTGACCGACGAAATCGCAGCGGTTAGAAATTCCATACCGGGCGTCACGCTTATATCCCCGCCTCCCCATCACGATATTTATTCCATTGAAGATTTGGCTCAACTGATTTTCGATTTAAAAAATGCGAACCCGAAAGCGAATGTGAGCGTGAAATTGGTCTCCGAGGTGGGCGTGGGAACCGTGGCGGCTGGTGTGGCCAAAGGGAAAGCCGACTTGGTCTTGATTGCCGGCCACGAAGGCGGGACAGGCGCGTCGCCTTTGACCTCGCTCAAATATGCCGGTCTCCCGTGGGAATTGGGCTTGGCTGAAACGCAACAGGTTCTTGTAATGAACGATTTGCGCGGTCGAATTCGTGTTCAGACCGATGGACAAATGAAAACCGCCCGAGATTGCGTTATTGCCTTTTTGTTGGGAGCTGATGAAATTGGATTTTCCACCGCCCCTCTTATTACCTTGGGTTGCGTGATGATGCGAGTTTGCCATTTGAACACCTGCCCGGTGGGAGTGGCCACTCAAGATCCAGACCTCAGGAAAAAATTTACAGGAAAGCCGGAATATGTGGTTAATTTCTTTACGTTGCTCGCCGAAGAGATCCGCGAATTGTTGGCCAAATTGGGCGTGCGCAGTGTGGATGAGATTGTCGGGCATGTGGAACGCCTAGAAATGGAGCCCGCCGTGGACCATTGGAAAGCCAAAGGCGTGGACCTTTCTTCTATTCTTTTCAAGCCCAAGATTGAACCGCCCGTGTCCATTCGGCACACCACCACACAAGACCACGGGCTCGAAAAGGTTCTTGATTACAAACTCATCGAAAAAGCCAAGCCGGCTTTGGAGAAGAAATCCCCTGTCAAAATCGAAATGCCCATCAACAACGTTGATCGAACGGTGGGGGCCATTCTTTCCAGCGAAGTGTCTCGTAAATTTGAAGCTGAAGGGCTCGCTGACGGGACCATTCACTGCAAACTTAAAGGATCGGCGGGTCAAAGTTTTGGCGCGTTTTTGGCGCCGGGTATTACACTGGAGTTGGAAGGCGATGCCAATGATTATGTGGGCAAGGGCCTCTCAGGTGGACGGGTGATCGTCTATCCTTCCAAACAGAGCGTCTTCGCGGCCGAGGAAAATATGATTGTGGGTAATGTGGTTCTCTACGGCGCCATCAAAGGCGAAGCCTTTTTCCGAGGTATGGCGGGGGAACGTTTTGCCGTTCGCAACAGCGGCGCGCGGGCTGTCGTTGAGAGTGTGGGCGACCATGGATGCGAATATATGACCGGTGGCGTGGTGGCTATTTTGGGCGCCACGGGCCGTAATTTCGCGGCCGGTATGAGCGGGGGTATCGCCTATGTGCTTGACCAGGACGGGCAATTTAAGAATCGCTGCAATTTGGCGATGGTGGATCTGGAACCCGTGGTTGAAAAAGACGATGTGCACATCCTCAAGAATCTCATTCACCGCCATGGAGAGTTGACAGGCAGTCCTGTGGCCAAGAAAATTTTGTCGGAGTGGGAGGCTGTGCTTCCCAAGTTTGTGAAAGTGTACCCGAAAGAGTATCGGCGTGCGCTCGGTGAAATGGCCGCCAAGCAAAGTGGGCGGGCCATCGAATCCAAAAAAGTGGAGAGCTGGAGCTAGTTATGGGCGATATTCGCGGGTTCATCACCATTCCGAAAGAAGATGTCGGTTATCGGCCGGTTGAAGAACGGTTAAAGGATTGGAAAGAAGTCACCATCCCTCTCAAAGATGAAGGCGTCAAAGCCCAAGGCGCGCGTTGTATGGATTGCGGCATTCCCACCTGTCATTGGGGATGCCCGGTTGATAATCTGATTCCCGACTGGAACGATTTGGTCTACCGCGGTCGTTGGCAAGACGCGTTGGAAAGACTGCTTCGAACAAACAATTTACCTGAAATGACGGGGCGTGTGTGCCCGGCTCCGTGCGAAGTCTCTTGCGTGTTGGGTTTGATTGCGCCGCCCGTCAGCATCAAACTCAATGAATACAGCATCATTGAAAAAGGCTTCCAAGAAGGATGGATCAAGGCCCATCCTCCCAAAACCCGCACCAACAAAAAAGTCGCCGTTATTGGGTCGGGCCCTGCGGGTCTCGCGGCCGCTCAACAACTCAACAGCGCCGGCCATTGGGTCACGGTTTTCGAAAAAAATGACCGGATTGGCGGGTTGCTTCGCTATGGCATTCCCGACTTTAAGTTGGAAAAACGAATTGTGGATCGCCGTCAAAAACTTCTTGAGGATGAAGGAATTACCTTTCGAACGAACGCTCATGTCGGAGTGAACATATCGATCGAAAAGATTTTGGAAGAGTTTGACGCGCTGTTGTTGGCGGGAGGCTCTGAAAAACCGAGGGATTTGCCTGTGCCGGGCCGCGATTTAAATGGAATTCATTTCGCGATGGAATTTTTGCCTCAACAAAACAAACGCGTGGCGGGGGACAAGCTTCCGCCTGAAAAAGAAATCAAAGCCACCGGAAAACATGTGATTGTAATTGGAGGCGGCGATACGGGATCTGACTGCATTGGGACCAGTCATCGGCAGGGAGCCAAAAGTGTGACCACTCTAGAGGTCTTGCCCAAACCCCCCTTGGAGAGACCCAGCGATAACCCGTGGCCGGAGTGGTCTCGCATTTTACGGTTGTCCTCCTCTCATAAAGAAGGAGGCGAGGTTCAATATTCCGTTTTGACCAAAAAGTTTTCCGGCGAAAATGGCGCCGTTAAAAAACTACAGGGCGTCAAAATCGAATGGAAAAAAGATGACAAAGGCCAGATGAAGATGGTTGATGTTCCAGGCTCGGAATTTGAATTGCCCGCGGACCTGGTTCTGTTGGCCATGGGTTTTGTGCATCCCGTACATGAAGGCATGATCCAACAATTGGGCGTCAACTTGGATCCCCGTGGAAACGTGATGGTGGACTCCAATAACATGACCAGCAAAGAAGGCGTTTTTGCAGCGGGTGACATGGCCATCGGTCAATCGCTGGTTGTTCGCGCCATCAAACAAGGCCGCAACGCCGCTCGAGGGATTGATAAATACCTCATGGGAGAAACCCAGCTTCCTTGAGCCTAATGAAGCCTTTGCGTCGCCCCACCCGCGAAGTCAAGGTGGGGACTGTGGGCGTAGGTGGAACCAATCCCATCCGCCTTCAATCGATGACCACCACCGATACGATGAACACCGAAGCCACCGTGGCGCAGGTGTTGAGATTGGCGGAGGTGGGGTGTGAAATCGCCCGCATCACCGCCCCCACCGCTCTGGATGCCAGAAATCTTGAAGCGATCAAATCGTCCTTGATCAAAAAAAAGTGCCGCATCCCGCTGGTCGCGGATATTCATTTTCGTCCCGATGCCGCGATGGTGGCCGCCGACTTTGTAG contains the following coding sequences:
- the gltB gene encoding Ferredoxin-dependent glutamate synthase 1, which codes for MRQLGLPPKQGLYDPQLEKDSCGVGFIVHIKGNKSHQIVEDGLTILKNLAHRGACGCDPLTGDGAGILIQVPHKFLKKEAAQINIALPESGSYGVGFVFLPIEKEERAFCLSTLEATVKEEGQKFLGWRDVPVVSHSIGHVARSREPIIKQFFVEKGPQVKDQVELERKLLVIRKLAERKVSESDLKHKDMFYLTSLSSFTIVYKGQLMSEQLHPYFPDLADKTLESALAMVHSRYSTNTFPSWDRAHPYRFLAHNGEINTLRGNVNWMHARETLLSSPLFGTDIKKLMPVINPNGSDSAMFDNAVEMLVAAGRSLPHAMLMMVPEAWSGNEAMSAEKKAFYEYHSCLMEPWDGPASMAFTDGKVIGALLDRNGLRPSRYYVTKDDRVIMASEVGVLPVDPQEVVLKGRLQPGKMFLVDTTQGRIISDEEIKKSLVSRRPYGQWLQDNMVRFDRLPEPPNYPEPDHASLLKRQKVFGYTLEDLKYVLQPMAAKGEEGVGSMGEDTPLAVLSERPKLLYNYFKQLFAQVTNPAIDSIREESVMSTEGTLGPEGNLLEETPEQCHQLKLTHPIIGNKDLAKIRAINEGKLKAATLPILFKKSKGVDGLAPALQQLCQEASRAIKKGFTILILSDRGVDVDNVPIPALLATAAVHHHLIREGTRTKVGLAVETGEARELHHFALLIGYGAGAINPYGALETIADMIKQGLLPKELTFEQAFKNYIKATKKGLLKIIAKMGISTIQSYRGAQIFEAVGLNPSVIDKYFTWTASRVAGVDIETIAEECLMRHRQGFPDVEGGVEDFDVGGFYQWRKDGEYHMVNPNTIHKLQYATRTNNRGAFKEFSRLIDERNHNLATLRGLMKIKFSEKSIPIDEVEPVSSIAKRFCTGAMSFGSISREAHEALAIAMNRLGGRSNTGEGGEDAGRFKPDAKGDLKRSKIKQVASGRFGVTSHYLVNADEIQIKISQGAKPGEGGQLHGAKVTDEIAAVRNSIPGVTLISPPPHHDIYSIEDLAQLIFDLKNANPKANVSVKLVSEVGVGTVAAGVAKGKADLVLIAGHEGGTGASPLTSLKYAGLPWELGLAETQQVLVMNDLRGRIRVQTDGQMKTARDCVIAFLLGADEIGFSTAPLITLGCVMMRVCHLNTCPVGVATQDPDLRKKFTGKPEYVVNFFTLLAEEIRELLAKLGVRSVDEIVGHVERLEMEPAVDHWKAKGVDLSSILFKPKIEPPVSIRHTTTQDHGLEKVLDYKLIEKAKPALEKKSPVKIEMPINNVDRTVGAILSSEVSRKFEAEGLADGTIHCKLKGSAGQSFGAFLAPGITLELEGDANDYVGKGLSGGRVIVYPSKQSVFAAEENMIVGNVVLYGAIKGEAFFRGMAGERFAVRNSGARAVVESVGDHGCEYMTGGVVAILGATGRNFAAGMSGGIAYVLDQDGQFKNRCNLAMVDLEPVVEKDDVHILKNLIHRHGELTGSPVAKKILSEWEAVLPKFVKVYPKEYRRALGEMAAKQSGRAIESKKVESWS
- the gltD gene encoding Glutamate synthase [NADPH] small chain yields the protein MGDIRGFITIPKEDVGYRPVEERLKDWKEVTIPLKDEGVKAQGARCMDCGIPTCHWGCPVDNLIPDWNDLVYRGRWQDALERLLRTNNLPEMTGRVCPAPCEVSCVLGLIAPPVSIKLNEYSIIEKGFQEGWIKAHPPKTRTNKKVAVIGSGPAGLAAAQQLNSAGHWVTVFEKNDRIGGLLRYGIPDFKLEKRIVDRRQKLLEDEGITFRTNAHVGVNISIEKILEEFDALLLAGGSEKPRDLPVPGRDLNGIHFAMEFLPQQNKRVAGDKLPPEKEIKATGKHVIVIGGGDTGSDCIGTSHRQGAKSVTTLEVLPKPPLERPSDNPWPEWSRILRLSSSHKEGGEVQYSVLTKKFSGENGAVKKLQGVKIEWKKDDKGQMKMVDVPGSEFELPADLVLLAMGFVHPVHEGMIQQLGVNLDPRGNVMVDSNNMTSKEGVFAAGDMAIGQSLVVRAIKQGRNAARGIDKYLMGETQLP